The following is a genomic window from Desulfatirhabdium butyrativorans DSM 18734.
CTGTGCCGGTATCCGAAAAAGAAGCAGGCCGAATCCCATGCCTGGAACATTCTCGAGTTGACCGGCCTGGCGGACAGGGCGCGCCTTCCGGCCTCCGGCCTGACGCTGGCAGGCAGAAAGCGGCTCGAGGTCGGCAAAGCCCTCGCCCTCGAGCCAACCCTGCTTCTTCTTGACGAGGTGGTGGCAGGGCTCAATCCGACCGAAGCCGATCAGACCATTTCGCTGATTCGCAAACTCAGGGATCGGGGTATCAGCATTCTCATCGTCGAGCACATCATGCGGGTCATCATGAACATCAGCGATGAGGTGGTCGTTCTGAATTTCGGCCAGAAAATCGCTCAGGGAAGACCCGAGGCCGTTGCCAAAGATCCCGCTGTGGTCGAAGCCTATCTGGGAGGAGAGTTGCGATGAAGGTGATGGAGATCGTGGATTTGTCGGTGTTTTACGGAGATGTCCAGGCGCTGTGGGGAGTGTCGCTGTCTGTGGATGCGGGAAAGATCGTGGCCCTGATCGGGGCAAACGGCGCCGGAAAGACGACAACGATGAAGACCATCTGCGGGATCAACCCCATCGCTTCTGGACGCATCCTCTACGGCAACCGGGAGATCAATGGGTTGCCCGTCCACGAGATCGCCGAGATGGGCATCACCCTCGTTCCGGAAGGCAGGCAGCTTTTCCCCAAGATGAGTGTCGAAGACAATCTTCTGGTAGGTTCCTACCTGAAAAGGACCCGCCAAAACCGCCAGAAGAACATGAACCGGGTGTTCGAGATTTTCCCCAGGCTTGCCGAGCGCAAAAGGCAGACGGCCGAGACCCTCTCCGGCGGAGAGCAGCAGATGCTCGCCATCGGCCGAGCCCTGATGCAGGAACCGAAGCTCATCATGTTCGATGAACCCAGCATCGGCCTGGCGCCGATCTTGGTGATGGAAATCTTTCGGATCATCCAGGAGCTTCACAGCATGGGCATGACGATTTTCCTGGTGGAGCAAAATGTCCATCACACGCTGAAGATCGCCGATGACTGCTATGTGATGGAAAACGGGCGGATCGTCGGGCACGGCACCGGCAGCGAGCTTGAGTCCGATCCGAAGATCCGGGAAGCCTACCTGGGGTTTTAATTTGGGTCTGAACGGGGGGGCGTTTAGGCGCTTAATTTGGTTGGCACTTTGCATTCCCTCCTATGCTTCTCCTCGTGGTTCTCTTGCACATAATCTTTATCATCGGGCCTGACACCCGTAGTCCCTCAGAAAAAAGCAGGAAATCCGGAGCAGAGCACTTCCTCTCCCCCACAATCGTGGGGGAGAGTTGTTGTTCAGGCAACAATTCAATATGTTGCGGGATTCCCCTTCCAATCTGGCCGTGATCATCAATTCGGCTACCTGACCGCAGAGGCGCGACATGTAGGGGCGACCGGCCGGTCGCCCCTACAGATGTCCGGAATCAGGATCAAAGCCGTTAAATTGGTCTCAAACGAGCCGCATCACGCCTTTGGTCACGCCTTTGGTCACGCCTTTGGTCACGCCTTTGGCGTGACGCCGGCGGCTTCAAACACGTTTCCGTTGCATCGCAAAAGCGACCCGACCCCATACTCAGCCCCGAGAATAACGGAAAATCGGGGTTGGAATGTGGATCAAAGTTCGCCTTGAGTCGTTCCCGCCCTCCAGGCTTTATCATGCATCGTCGAAACCCATTCCATCCCTCCATCTCTCAGTTACTGATAGTCATTCTCCTCTATAAACAGCTATATATTAGCTAAACAAAATTCTCTTGACAATGTCCGAAGATCAAGTTTAAGAAGATAAAAAAAATAAATGACGTTTATAATCTAATGGGAATCACAGAAAGAAAGGAAAGAGAACGGGAGAGGCGCAGGCAGCAGATTCTCATTGCTGCCAGAAGGGTTTTCTCGTCCCGGGGGTACACCCGATCGACGATGGAAGACATCGCCAAGGAAGCCGAACTCAGCCCGGGAACCATCTACCTGTATTTCAAAAGCAAGGATGAACTCTATGCCTCGCTTTCCGTCCGGATTCTGCAGTATTTGAACATTCGATTGAAACACATCACCAACCAGAAGGACATCGAGCCGGACCGGTACATCGAGGCGCTGAAAGAGGCCATGTTCGACGTATATGAATTCGATCCGGTCATCGTCATCAACATGTTCCAACTCCAGTCGAACGACATCATCAAGAACCTCACCCCGGAATTGAAAAATGAAATCCGGGCGCTGTCCCAGTCGTCGTTTCACGTCATGTCCGAGATTTTCGAAGACGGCATCAGAAAGGGGGTGTTCATATCCCGACATCCGAACGCTCTGGCGGATGTGTTGTGGGGGATTTTTTCCGGTCTCATTCTGTGGAAGGAAAGCCAGCGACATATTCACCGCCAAGACGATTCACTCAAACCAACTCTTGAGATCGCTTTCGAGCTATTCAGTCGGGGGATTCGCAGTTGAAGCGCAGTTCGTACGGTCCTGAACAGGCAATCGGTGTGACAGAAAAAGCAATGTTGCAACTCAACGACAGAAGGAGGGTATGACCCATGGCAGAGAAGGAAAATTTGGAGGTTTCCGAGGCCCAGATCGCCGTACATTGGCAGGAGGAGGCTTATTACTATCCGTCTCCCCAGTTCATCGCACAAGCCAACATGACCGATCCGAGCATCTACGACAGGTTCAGTCTGGAGAATTTCCCGAATTGTTATAAGGAATACGCCGATTTGCTGGACTGGTACGAATACTGGCATACAACGTTGGATACGAGCGATGCGCCATGCTTCAAATGGTTTGTGGGTGGAAAAATCAATGCCTCCTACAATTGCGTGGATCGCCATCTGGCCAAGAACCGGAACAAGACGGCCATTCATTTCGTTCCGGAGCTGGAAAACGAGAAGGTGGAGCACATCACCTATCAGGAACTCTGGGTGCGGGTCAACGAAATGGCGGCGCTTCTCCAGGACTTCTGCGGGCTGAAGGCCGGAGATCGGGTCACATTGCACCTGCCCATGACGGCCGAGCTTCCCATCACCATGCTGGCCTGTGCCCGTCTGGGTGTCATTCATTCCCAGGTATTCGGGGGATTCAGCGGGAAGGCTGCAGCAGACCGGATCGTGGATTCCAAAAGCCATGTGCTCATCACCATCGATGCCTATTATCGTGGCGGCCATTTGATCGATCACAAGGAGAAGGCCGACGTATCCGTGGCGGAGGCCAAGAAGGACGGTCAGGTGGTGGACAAGGTTCTGGTCTGGCAGCGCTATCCCGGCAAATATTCCTCGCCAACCCCCATGGTGGATGGCAGGGACTATTTCGTGAACGATCTGCTGAAAAAATATTACGGTGTCCGGATCGACCCCGTCAAGATGCCTGCCGAGGCGCCGCTTTTCCTGATGTATACCAGCGGCACCACCGGAAAGCCAAAGGGCTGCCAGCATGGAACAGGCGGCTATCTGGCATACGTGGCCGGAACCAGCAAGTATGTTCAGGACATCCATCCCGAAGATGTCTACTGGTGTCTGGCGGATATCGGCTGGATCACGGGCCACTCCTACATTGTTTATGGACCGCTGGCCATCTGCGCATCGACCGTCATCTACGAAGGCATTCCGAATTATCCGGATCCAGGCCGTCCATGGCGGATTGCACAGGACCTTGGCGTGAACATCTTCCATACGGCGCCGACCGCCATCCGGGCGCTCCGAAAAATCGGTCCGGACGAACCCAAGAAATATGAATACCACTTCAAGCACATGACGACGGTTGGTGAGCCGATCGAACCGGAAGTCTGGAAATGGTACCATGAGGTTGTCGGGAAAGGCGAGGCCATCATTGTCGATACCTGGTGGCAGACGGAAACCGGCGGATTCCTGTGCAGCACCCTCCCGGCCATCAAGCCGATGAAACCCGGAAGTGCCGGCCCCGGCATGCCGGGCATCCATCCGATCATTTTCGATGAGGACGGCAAAGAACTTCCCGCAGGCTGCGGAAAAGCAGGCAACATCTGCATCCAGAACCCCTGGCCTGGCATGTTCCAGACCATCTGGGGAGACCGGGATCGATTCGTCAAGCAGTATTTCGAACGCTACTGCAAAGATCCGAAAAGCAAAGACTGGAGAGATTGGCCGTATCTGACCGGGGATGCCGCAGTCCAGGCGCCGGATGGCTATTACCGGATTCTGGGGCGGATTGACGACGTGATCAACGTTTCGGGTCACCGGCTGGGAACGAAGGAACTGGAATCTGCGGCACTGACAGTGACGGAAGTCGCTGAATCCGCGGTCGTTCCGGTTGCAGACGACATCAAGGGCAAGGTGCCGGATCTCTATGTCAGCCTCAAACCGGGATATTCGCCCAGCAAGGAGCTTGAGGACAAGATTGCCAAGGCGCTGGTAACGGAAATCGGTCCGATCGCCAAGCCGCGCAAGGTCTGGATTGTGCCGGATATGCCCAAGACCCGATCCGGAAAGATCATGCGGCGGGTGCTCGGAGCCATCTCCAACAAGAAAGATGTGGGGGATGTTACTACCCTGGCCAACCCGGAAATCGTTACGGCTATCCAGGGCATGATGAAATAGTTTATCGCCTGTTCAACTTCGGGGGCATGGTTTGCCATGCCCCTGCCGCAATGTTAAATCCGAATATCGATGCGATGGACTGTTGAAATGGCTGATTCATCGGTATCGATTGTAGAGGGGGATATGAAACCGAAATTCTATGGAATGGTGGCGGGATTGGTGGGGGCGCTGTGGCTGGCTTCGGTCGTGTTTGCCGGATCTCTGGCCGCCCCGGAACTTGACGTGCCGAAAGACAAGGCCAAGAACCAGGTGCTGACCACGGTTCTGAAGTGGAAGCCGGTTGCAGGAGCCAAAGGATATCGGGTTTTTGTGACCGGAAACCTGGAAACCCTGAAAAATCTGGCGCCCAAGGCCGCCTGTACGGACTGTTTTGTGGACGCGAAAGCGGATGCGCCTACATACCAGATTCCACCAAAACTTCTGAAAAAAGATATTCCCTATTATTGGACCGTTCGGGCATTCAATGATGCGGAGGAAGGTCCGAGCGCTGAGATTCGCTCCTACACCATGGCCTCTACATTTTTCATGGACATGGATTGAATGGGCATCCTGTTGGTTTTATGGGCGTGGATTGAAGGGCATCCTGTAGGGGCGAAAAATATTTCGCCCCTACAAGGGGGCATGGTGCCTTTCAGGATGGGCCGGGCAGGCGCAATCATCCCCCCTGTTGCAGGTGCAGCATCGGGGTGAGGATGAATTCGATGAAAAAATAGGCAGCCAAACCGATGATGATCACGATCAGGGCGTTGACGTAGAATCGGGTCCAGCGGCTTTGCCGGGCGTCTTTGGGGTAATAGAACACCTGCTTGCCGCAGGACTGGCACCAGTTGGAGCTCTGGGTGCTGGTGAAGGAATTACCGCAGGATGAGCAGGTCAGTTCTTTCGGGGGAAGCGGTTTGGCAGGCACGGCGCAGTCTCCTTGTTTTA
Proteins encoded in this region:
- a CDS encoding ABC transporter ATP-binding protein; amino-acid sequence: MKVMEIVDLSVFYGDVQALWGVSLSVDAGKIVALIGANGAGKTTTMKTICGINPIASGRILYGNREINGLPVHEIAEMGITLVPEGRQLFPKMSVEDNLLVGSYLKRTRQNRQKNMNRVFEIFPRLAERKRQTAETLSGGEQQMLAIGRALMQEPKLIMFDEPSIGLAPILVMEIFRIIQELHSMGMTIFLVEQNVHHTLKIADDCYVMENGRIVGHGTGSELESDPKIREAYLGF
- the acs gene encoding acetate--CoA ligase; its protein translation is MAEKENLEVSEAQIAVHWQEEAYYYPSPQFIAQANMTDPSIYDRFSLENFPNCYKEYADLLDWYEYWHTTLDTSDAPCFKWFVGGKINASYNCVDRHLAKNRNKTAIHFVPELENEKVEHITYQELWVRVNEMAALLQDFCGLKAGDRVTLHLPMTAELPITMLACARLGVIHSQVFGGFSGKAAADRIVDSKSHVLITIDAYYRGGHLIDHKEKADVSVAEAKKDGQVVDKVLVWQRYPGKYSSPTPMVDGRDYFVNDLLKKYYGVRIDPVKMPAEAPLFLMYTSGTTGKPKGCQHGTGGYLAYVAGTSKYVQDIHPEDVYWCLADIGWITGHSYIVYGPLAICASTVIYEGIPNYPDPGRPWRIAQDLGVNIFHTAPTAIRALRKIGPDEPKKYEYHFKHMTTVGEPIEPEVWKWYHEVVGKGEAIIVDTWWQTETGGFLCSTLPAIKPMKPGSAGPGMPGIHPIIFDEDGKELPAGCGKAGNICIQNPWPGMFQTIWGDRDRFVKQYFERYCKDPKSKDWRDWPYLTGDAAVQAPDGYYRILGRIDDVINVSGHRLGTKELESAALTVTEVAESAVVPVADDIKGKVPDLYVSLKPGYSPSKELEDKIAKALVTEIGPIAKPRKVWIVPDMPKTRSGKIMRRVLGAISNKKDVGDVTTLANPEIVTAIQGMMK
- a CDS encoding ABC transporter ATP-binding protein, translating into MSEPILRVESVTKTFGGLHAVQDVSFEMARGSIVGLIGPNGAGKTTLFNVISGFYKPSKGRIAFQQSDISGFAPYRLAHLGIGRTFQIVKPFVGLTVLENVMIASLCRYPKKKQAESHAWNILELTGLADRARLPASGLTLAGRKRLEVGKALALEPTLLLLDEVVAGLNPTEADQTISLIRKLRDRGISILIVEHIMRVIMNISDEVVVLNFGQKIAQGRPEAVAKDPAVVEAYLGGELR
- a CDS encoding TetR/AcrR family transcriptional regulator: MGITERKERERERRRQQILIAARRVFSSRGYTRSTMEDIAKEAELSPGTIYLYFKSKDELYASLSVRILQYLNIRLKHITNQKDIEPDRYIEALKEAMFDVYEFDPVIVINMFQLQSNDIIKNLTPELKNEIRALSQSSFHVMSEIFEDGIRKGVFISRHPNALADVLWGIFSGLILWKESQRHIHRQDDSLKPTLEIAFELFSRGIRS